In Orcinus orca chromosome 15, mOrcOrc1.1, whole genome shotgun sequence, the DNA window aatggaaaagttttCTTGATTTAGGTAAATACATTTAGAACAGCTAAATCCCAAAGAGTAAAATATCAGGGATGAACATTTTCCATACGTAAGTCCACAAAAAAGTTTCCTTAGAAGAAAACTTGAAGAGGGAACTACATCGTGCTTTCTCAACCTGGCACTGTTGGTGTTTGGGTCCAGATCATTCTTGGCTGTGCAGGCTGTCCTGGGCATGGTAGGGtgttagcagcacccctggcctctccccactaGATGCCAGAAGCCCCTCCCCTTTCTACTCAGTTGTGACAAGTAAAAATATTTCCAGACCAATGTCCCCTAGGGGGCAAAACTGcctctggttgagaaccactcaaTTAGATGTACCTTCTCTTTCGTGAACATTCTCTCTGTGTGGTGCTATAATGCTCCATTCATGTACTATTTGTTTCCAGAAAGGGAAGAGCCATATAAAGTACTTCCTTTGCTGTTATTAGTTtatatcctttctttttaaaaaaagaaaaagcttgtaagctttgggggaaaaaaaaaaagaaaaaaacttaggtTTGCCTGAGTTCAGAGCCTCTGCCATGAGGCTGGAAAATCTAAAGACAGGTCATTGTACCCTAGTTTCTGGAAAGGCTGTAGGGGAGAAACATTTGCAAAGTATTTTTCATAAGAGGCTTTGTGAGCAGCTATAACAATGAAAGCCCCAGATGCTATCAGATGAAGGGCTGGTCTTACAGATCAATCCTGTGAAACTCAAAAAGAGAGATGCaatttctatttcagaaaaaaaaaaaaagtaatttcggTGTCTGGATATCTCATGGGTTTAATGACTGACTTTCAGGGCACTCAGGAACTTCAAGTACCAAACATGGGCTGCGGTCACACATGTCTGCCTTGAGTgtcccaccctcctcctctgAGAACAGATGTGTGTTCCTGACATGCATTTGACATGTAACTTGAGATTCTGCTTCCACGTCTGCCAAGTTGGGGTCTGGGCTGGGAGCAGGGGAAGGACACCGGCTCTGAACTGTCAGACTCATGAAAAGGCATTGCATTATCAGCTCTGTAACAGTGAGGAGACCTCTCCACTCCATCAGCGAATACCTGGCAGTTGGTGATAGGTGTTTCTACTGTTTCTCAACTGCTCTGACACTGGGGTGAGGCGGGGGGACCCCATCCAGATTCAGCACCCACCTTGCCATTTACAATCTCTAATCCCATGGCATCCACTTTGGTGCTGCTGATGCCCAGGAGGACACCTCTGAGGAGGTACGAAACTCCACCATTCTCTGAGGAGGTACGAAACTCCAATGTAATGTTCACATCTGATTGCactttgtagccttttttttttttttttttttttgtggtacgcaggcctctcactgctgtggcctctccctttgcggagcacaggctccggatgcacaggctcagggccatggctcacgggcccagccgctccgcggcatgtgggatcctcccagaccagggcacgaacccgtgtcctccacatcggcaggcggactctcaaccactgcaccaccagggaagccctgtagcctCTTTGACTGAAAAACACAAGGAAGACCCCCAGTTGGGGGGAACAGTAGCATGTTCTTTTCTTAAGGAAAGAGGAAATACAGGCTTGGAGAATTAAATGATCAATTTAGAACCTTAAGCAGGGAGATGTCTCATTGCCAAAGCCATGCTCTTTTCACTGTCAAGCTCTGCCTGCCTGGCAAATGGTTGCGCAGTGCTAGGAATGGGGATGACCATTGTTCTGGTGGCTGCATCCTTACCTTCAATCAAGTTTAAACTGGCCTCCCTGTAGCTTCCATCTGTTGGGGCTGGCCTTGCTGTCTGAAGCAAGAGAATTAAAAAGGTAGATGACACCTCGAGTTTAGAGGAGACCGTGCCTACCCCCAAATCCACATTAATCGGGAGAGCTTCCCCAGGAGCGGCGGCAGCCCCGGGGCCCCCACTATTTTCAACTTGCCCTCAACTGAAGATCACAAACGGCCTCCTTTTGCTGCTCGCAACCTGTCCCCGCATTCCTGAGCCTTAGAGAATTCTCCTGTTAGAAGGTGCCCATCACGCCTCTAGCAACTGTCCCAGGTGAGCCTGGCCCGTTCCAGGGCTGCTTCACTAACGGCACACGCTCGCCTCCCCTCCTGAGTGGCTTAAGAGCCCCAAGTCCACTCTGGATAAACAGAGTAATTTTACTCCGCTTTCTAATTTACGAAAAGAGATCATGAAATCACGATGTCCAGCTTCTCTGCAAATACCCTCTGGCTTTTGAGCAATCAATCACTGAGCATGACTAGGACAACGCACCGTTCCCAGCTTCTTTCCCCACCTCTCAGGCCTCGCAGGGTCCTTGCTTCTCGGAGCAGATGCTCTTTGCAGCGTGGGGTGGCCGCGGGTTTCTGCTTTCTACCGAGCTGGACAGCCTGGGTATGACTGACCCCGCCCCCGGGGCTGAGACCACACCACCAAACCGTCAACGGCCACCAACCGTCCTACCAAAGTCACAAAAGGCCGGGCAGTCACCTCTGGGCCCTCTAGCAACTTCCCTACTCCGCCCTCCGCCCCGGCTGCAGGTCGACTCCGCCCACTCTGCCAACCACCACGCCCACCGCCAGGCTGGTCCCATCCCTCTGTGCACCTTCCCGCTTCCCCGACCCCGCCCCTCTGAAGAAGGCCAACCCCGCCCATCCCACCCCATCGCCACGCCCACCACCAAGTCGGCCTCACTCCCCTCAAGCCCTGCTTGGAGCTCAGGCCACACCCTCTGACGTGGTAGCTGCGCGCGGCCTTCAGTTCCGGGGCGCACATCCTTTCCCGCCACGTCTAGCGCCCGCGGGCCTGACTGGCGTGATAGACGACGCTTTCCGCACTTCAGGGCGTAGCGCGCGCCTCACAACGCTAACCTGAAAGGTGAAGCTCTGAAGAACTTTGCCCCGGGTTTCCCGGTCTAAGGAGAGGAAAGGGCCCCAGAGAACCATGAAACTGCCCAAGCCGGCGGGGCCGAATATTCCATCAGGAGTCCAAGGCGGGCGAGGGCCGGGCCTCCGACGGAGAACGGCGGCTCCTGGGACTCCCGAGACCCGAGGCCGGGAGTGGCCCGTCCGAGGGGGCGGCTCGGCCGCGGAGGGGCCCAGGCCCCGGCCACTCCGGCCCGGTCCCCGCGCGGCCTCCGGCCGGTCCCCCCGCGTTTTCTCCTCCCGGTTGTTTGCACCGTCCCTTCCGCGAGTAAATGACACCCACGGCCCCGTGACAGTGACCGGGAGGCGTGCACGCGCTGGACCCGGGCTGGGCCGGAGCTGCGGACCCGAGAGGCCGCCGGGGCTCGAGGCGGCGAGGCTTCCAGGTGAGACCCGGGGTCAGGGAACCAAACCCGGGCCGAGGCGGGGCTGCTCCGTGGGTGAGCGGGGGCCGCGCCCGGTAAGAGTCCGGTGCTGGTGGTGGGAGCTCAGGTTCGGCGTGGTCTAGCCGATGCGCCGAGGGACACGGTAGGGCGTCACCGGCGCTGCCCCGGGTGGACGCTCATGGCTGCTGAGCAGAGAAGTGGTCCCGGAGAGGTGACCTTTAGAGTCACCCTGGCCTTCGCTGGTGACCTCAGTGCAGACCGTGTCAGGGGACCTTGGGGTGGACGCTGCAttgaggaaagagggagaaagggaggcgGGGGTGGAGACAGCCCTCTAAGAAGCTCAGACTTCTTAGGACGTGCTCCTCCACTCCCATATCTCAGCACCTCTGCGCCAGCTGTCCCTCCTGCCTAACAGCCTTCCAGTGCCACTCTAACCTCCTGCCCCGCAGCAGCAGACCCGTGCTTCGTGCTCAGCCGTCAGACCTCAGCGTCTCCATCACGTCCTCAGAGAAGCTTTCTCTGGCCCCCCAGAGGACCAGGTTAGATCAGTCCTCCGAAGTCCCTTCAGGCTGCTAGGACAAAAATGCCATAGCCCGGCTGGCTTATAAACGACATCAGTTTACTTCTCCTAGTTCTGGAGGTGGAAGTCAGATCGGGGTGCCAGCATGGTTTGTAATCATATAGttttgagatttcttttaaaaacttgataTATATCTCATTCATCCTACACCCTACACACTGGATTGTAAACTCTGTGAGGATGGGAGCAAATACCTGTTTTGCTTACCGTTGGATTCCTAACATCTAACATGGCGGCTGGCGCGCGGTAGttgctcaatatatatttatcgAGGAAGGAATGTTGTCTTTAACACCTTGGAAGTATAAGATTTTGtggctcctttctttttttctgttgttcattATCTACATTTGATCCCTGAGATCCATTTCTGTAATAAACAAAACTCCATCAGCATGACCTTGATTAATAATTTGGCCTAAAAATCCTCCCCTATAGATTACTTTTGGTCTAAGTCATCCAGGGAAAACTTCGTTTGTCAGGTCAGTGCTGCCATTCAGGAAGTAGGTAGCTGTTTCCAAAGGTTTTTAAAACAACATTCGGATTACTTGTGCCTCCTTGTTATTTATTAGGTGTGAAAAGTTTCATAAAGGATTTTGAcactgagcctcagcttcctcctctgtaaggTGAAGAACCTTACACTTACTCTGCCTGCTGCCGGGCATCAGTATGGTAACATGAGGTCATATACGTAAGAGCACTTTGAAAATTCTAGAACTCTTTCTAGAACCCTAAAACTCTAGAaacttgaagaaatatttttgttattcttccttttcagtAATTGATCCAGGCCCCACTTCTCCAACCTTATGCGTTGTTTACAGCTCACATTACCCATATGGAAGAATGAAAACACACTTTTTTGCTATCCTCCCTTTAAAACTTTGGTTTCTTCTTAAAGACACTTGGTGTCTTCTGAAAGGTTTCTTAAAGGTACTTAGAGTTGCAAGTAATCCTTTTATCATCTGTGCAGGAGCTAAGCTCTCTAATGTTTTATCTGCATCTTACAGTAAATGTAATGCAAAGCACATTTTCTAGTTGCTGCTCAATGGCAAGAAAACAATTCATTTGTGGATTGGAATCTTTAGATATAAAATGTGCCATTCTTGACTATAGTATCTAAAAGCACATTAAACTTGAAGTATTTCTACAGAATGCAGACCAGTGCTCACCTAAGACAACCCATGAGAAGTCTTTCTAATCAGGCATAAATATTGCATAGATGGTCTCATTTACAGGATATATGCAGTACCTATAAATTTGTCACAAGCCATACAGAAAAATCCATTTCATTACTTTATAATCTCCCTTAATCACTATAATCATACTTAGTATGGTAATTAAGAGCGAGGGAATAGGGAGAGGTATACAGGTATAAGCACCTCTATTCAGGTTTCACTCTGCTACCTACCAGTTGTATAAGTAAgtgcaaattatttaacttctgtaAATGTCTTAACCCAAGGCTGGGAGGATGAAGGTGGCCAGGTGGAAAGCGCTGCTGTCCTAGAGGAAATGGGGATAGGGGTATGGGATGGAAATCACCTGAGCAAGTTAGGAGGGGAGTTTGCTTGCACTAGTGTGGCACAGGGTGAATGGggtaagggaaaagggaaaagaaggatCACTTTTTGGCTAAGCATTCAGCAGCAGGGAGAGACTGGAAGCAATAGGGATTAGACTGAGGCCTAGGCAAAACAGGTGACAGTATTTTCCTAACAAAAACATGAGAACTTGTGGACAAGTACAAAGGAACTTATGTGGATAGCGTTACTAAATACCTAATTTGAATAGTTGAAGAAAGTATGGTGTTTATGGTAGCCATACAATAGGAATGATCATTGGGGTGGGCTTGAAGAGATGGCCTTTCCTATCCCTTGGTGTCTGTCATCTTTTCCCCATTCCTGGAAATCAAcaaatcttattttcttcctttctccatcttttctctctttctaaacAAGCCTTAATAGGGAAATtaagaatgtttttattattagctTTTATATCTTAAAGAGTGGGAGAattgaatattttacatttttcttcaaatGTCAACTAAGCTATTATTGTATAGACTCTCAAATGATATTTTCCCCTTTGATTGAAGTCCCCTCACTTCTTTCTAACAAAATGTAAACATCCTTTGTTACTGAGCAAGGGCTTACTGCCCAGTGTGAATGGAAGCCAATACTATTGCACCAGGCTTGAGGAAATAAGAGCTTTATTACTAGGTCCACCAGCAAGGAGAACAGGAGTCAGGGCTCAACTCTGTCTTCCTGATCTTGGGTTTGGTCAAACTTTTATGAGTTCGGGAGGACAAACTGGTATGCAATTTCTTGCAGTCAGATATATTGCATCAACTATTGTTTAACTTAACTACTTAAGATTGGTGAAAAGacaaacatttaaagataaataacaaTGCAGTTAATAAGGAGTCCTTTGCAATGCAATAGATGCCCCAAGGTAAACCATGATTAATTGCCAGGTATATGTGATAAAATAATTCAGAAGTGGGCAAGAAAGGTTGAAGTGGGCTGGGAAGAATTCACATAAGAGGGGGAATTTAAGAATGTCACATGTAGAGAGATGAGAAGAATAAATTTTAGATGGAGAAGTATAACAGGCAAGAGTAATGAAGTGGGAATGAGCCAAAAGCAAAGATCCAATTTTGGCTGGGACAGAGGGCCCGGGAGGTAAGGAGTTTGGGATGGTCCTCTATAGACTGTAGGGGATGGAACTCTAAGAGGGTGGAATTTATCTTACAGAGCCCTTGAGAGGCAAGAGGGGGCATAGTGATATAGCAAAGGAGCCCTTTAGCAGTGCAAGCAGGCTGCATTGAGTAGACAGCCCCCTCAAGCTGGAAGAGACTGACACCAAGGTGGTAGGATAGATGAAGTCAGGAGGGCGTGACTTGGTCTCTTTTGTTCGTACCCCAGGACCAAGAATAGTGCCTCTCATATAGTTATTGctgtatatgtatttattgaatgagtggaaaaagacaaaaactagcaaatggaaataaagttGGGAATGCAAAACACATTTTGAAGGGAAAAGCAGTAACACTGGCTGACTCGTTGGATATGAGTATTAGCATTATCCTGACATTTCTAACAATGGGATAATTTATAACCTATTGAAAGAATAGTAGCACCAATAAAAATAGGGAAATCCAGAGATGAAATTAATTGTGTGGGCTAGAGGTGGGGAGGAAATAGGCATGTTTGGACAAGGTGAGTCTGAGGTGCTGGGTGACACATCCAAGTGGAAATGCCTCGTAGCAGCAGGAACTGGATTTTGAAGGACAAGTCAGGACTGTGAATATTGATTTTTTGAATCTTTTGGAATACTTTGCACCTCGGATATGTTTGAAACCTTATATGTAGATGAGGTCAGAGTTAAAGACaggagaaacaaaaagacaaagtcaATATTGGAAATTTGGGGAGCATCCACATTTAGGGGATTGGAAGTGAAATTTATTAACTTTATCTGAGAAAAACACACACTGAATGTCTGCAGAGTGTGAAGTCAAGCAAAATGGAATTTTAGtatttaaagactattttgtacatgattaaaaacataatattaaGAGTGATAGTGATCGATGACCTGAAATGACTGAAATGAGTTCTCAATGATTTAAGATCAGActggtaagagaaaaaaatatataacaaaaatcaagaaccatgttttattttttgtggggaAAGCATAGCATAGCAATAAATATTCTCTTAGCCAGCCTTATATTCACCTCCCCCGCTTCTAAGCCCACCCCTTCCCAAGCCCTCAATATTCATTCCCTGGCATATTCTCCTGTTTTCTGCATGGGCGTGTTAGACAGGTCTGagaattgtatttaattttaaaaatttccttccaGAGTGTTTTGGGTCAGATCATATAAGCCTTCTGTCTTTTCTTACCTGCTATTTGTACAGGTTTAAAATGACTACCCTGAGGCCTAGCCAGATCCTCaatcaattaaaaattcatttctcatCGTTTCATAGACAGTAAGTTAATTGGAGAAATCTGAAACACATGGAAATTTGTAGTTAATACTGACATAAGCAGAGATTTCAATTACCTTGAATATTTCACTTAATGAAGAACTGCAAACCCCCCAGGTCCCTGGTCAGTCATGTAAAGTGATTGCAGGGACGGTGTCTTCCCTGCAAGAATGTTCAGTGTTATAAGCATGCTTTGATGCATCACATTCAAATGCCCTTCTGGAATTTAAATTGAGCCTGTTAATAGCCATAGGACTAAAGAGAGAGGATTTGTGTTgtcaacattttttgtttgtttgttttttgttttgtttttgttttgtttttattttaaattaactaatttttttttgctttacaatggtgtgttagtttctgctttataacaaagtgaatcagttatacatatgttcccatatctcttccctcttgtgtctccctccctcctaccctccctatcccacccctccaggcggtcacaaagcactgagctgatctccctgtgctatgcggctgcttctcactagctatctaccttacgtttggtagtgtatatatgtccatgccactctctcgctttgtcacagctcacccttccccctccacatatcctcaagtccattctctagtaggtatgtgtctttattccagtcttacccctaggttcttcatgacatttttttttcttaaattccatatatatgtgttagtatacggtatttgtctttctctttctgacttacttcactctgtatgacagactctaggtctatccacctcattacaaatagctcaatttcgtttctttttatggctgagtaatagtccattgtatatatgtgccatctttatccattcatccgatgatgggcacttaggttgtttccatctccgggctattgtaaatagagctgaagtgaacattttggtacatgactctttttgaattatggttttctcagggtatatgcccagtagtgggattgctgggtcatatgggagttctatttgtagttttttaaggaacctccatactattctccatagtggctgtatcaatttacattcccaccaactgtgcaggagggttccattttctccacaccctctccagcatttattgtttctagattttttgatgatggccattctgactggtgtgagatgatatctcattgtagttttgacttgcatttctctaatgattagtgatgttgagcattcatttcatgtgtttgttggcagtctgtatatcttctttggagaaatgtctatttaggtcttctgcctatttttggattgggttgtttgtttttttgtttttaagctgcatgagctgcttataaattttggagattattcctttatcagttgcttcatttgcaaatattttctcccattctgagagttgtcttttggtcttgtttatggtttcct includes these proteins:
- the LOC117203710 gene encoding collagen alpha-1(XII) chain-like isoform X4 translates to MKLPKPAGPNIPSGVQGGRGPGLRRRTAAPGTPETRGREWPVRGGGSAAEGPRPRPLRPGPRAASGRSPRVFSSRLFAPSLPRVNDTHGPVTVTGRRARAGPGLGRSCGPERPPGLEAARLPGVTEDYISLRIKITT
- the LOC117203710 gene encoding collagen alpha-1(I) chain-like isoform X3, with amino-acid sequence MKLPKPAGPNIPSGVQGGRGPGLRRRTAAPGTPETRGREWPVRGGGSAAEGPRPRPLRPGPRAASGRSPRVFSSRLFAPSLPRVNDTHGPVTVTGRRARAGPGLGRSCGPERPPGLEAARLPAGVTEDYISLRIKITT
- the LOC117203710 gene encoding collagen alpha-1(I) chain-like isoform X1; its protein translation is MKLPKPAGPNIPSGVQGGRGPGLRRRTAAPGTPETRGREWPVRGGGSAAEGPRPRPLRPGPRAASGRSPRVFSSRLFAPSLPRVNDTHGPVTVTGRRARAGPGLGRSCGPERPPGLEAARLPAGVTEDYISLRIKMSHKNVQMGLPWWHSG
- the LOC117203710 gene encoding collagen alpha-1(XII) chain-like isoform X2 — protein: MKLPKPAGPNIPSGVQGGRGPGLRRRTAAPGTPETRGREWPVRGGGSAAEGPRPRPLRPGPRAASGRSPRVFSSRLFAPSLPRVNDTHGPVTVTGRRARAGPGLGRSCGPERPPGLEAARLPGVTEDYISLRIKMSHKNVQMGLPWWHSG